A single genomic interval of Halobacillus halophilus DSM 2266 harbors:
- a CDS encoding matrixin family metalloprotease, with protein MDKINSQFLSMGDQDRKVIYLKKYLKKFGYYHSCPCLEEAFCKHLDKSVKDYQLYFGLSITGNLDEPTITQMQKPRCGLPDLLPGEDVREKVNDYSLSGGRWENTNIRYFFQNGTSDISGTTEWDIMRQAMDRWADVTPLTFTQVTTEADADIRFLWATGSHGDDDPFDGFGNVLAHAFYPPPVNSRPTAGDVHFDNDEKWDTEDGGFWWWRRRDLLTVAIHEVGHALGLAHSTIGNAIMWPTYEGERRTLHSDDIEGIQALYGSPVRPAGSRFAEASMWALKNTGGYGTISIDLGSPRRFVAWGTITMLDSLSDLDRDNAVVAEVFQVDGIETWKAVSGGDHWGAAGNSSNVHQGAYVGFGQTITFRIRSMHPNDMEAYGVGSVMVLDE; from the coding sequence ATGGATAAAATAAATTCGCAATTTTTAAGCATGGGAGATCAGGATCGTAAAGTTATTTACCTGAAGAAATACCTGAAAAAGTTCGGTTACTATCATTCTTGTCCTTGTCTTGAAGAAGCATTCTGCAAACATCTCGATAAATCGGTGAAGGATTATCAGTTGTATTTTGGATTGTCTATCACCGGAAACTTAGATGAACCTACTATTACTCAGATGCAAAAGCCGAGGTGTGGACTGCCTGATTTGTTACCTGGGGAAGATGTTCGCGAGAAAGTAAACGATTATAGCCTAAGTGGTGGTAGATGGGAAAATACGAACATCAGGTATTTTTTTCAGAATGGAACGAGCGATATTTCTGGGACAACAGAATGGGACATTATGCGGCAAGCAATGGATCGTTGGGCGGATGTTACGCCTTTAACATTTACACAAGTGACGACGGAAGCGGATGCTGATATTCGATTTTTATGGGCGACAGGAAGTCATGGAGATGACGATCCCTTTGATGGTTTTGGAAATGTACTGGCTCACGCTTTCTATCCACCCCCTGTAAACTCACGTCCTACTGCTGGTGATGTTCACTTTGATAACGATGAAAAATGGGATACAGAGGACGGTGGATTTTGGTGGTGGAGGCGACGTGATCTTCTTACTGTGGCGATACATGAAGTCGGCCACGCTCTTGGTCTGGCTCATTCCACTATAGGTAACGCGATTATGTGGCCTACTTATGAAGGGGAAAGGAGGACTTTACATTCAGATGACATTGAGGGGATACAGGCGCTTTATGGTTCTCCAGTCAGGCCCGCCGGTTCAAGGTTCGCAGAAGCAAGCATGTGGGCATTAAAGAACACAGGAGGATACGGAACCATTTCAATTGATTTAGGAAGCCCTCGGCGATTTGTCGCATGGGGAACCATCACCATGTTGGATTCCCTATCCGATTTAGATAGAGATAACGCTGTCGTTGCAGAGGTGTTTCAAGTTGATGGGATAGAAACATGGAAAGCTGTATCTGGCGGTGATCACTGGGGTGCTGCCGGTAATTCCTCTAATGTACACCAGGGAGCGTATGTTGGGTTTGGACAAACCATTACTTTTCGGATTCGTTCCATGCACCCTAATGATATGGAAGCTTATGGTGTGGGGTCAGTTATGGTACTTGATGAATGA
- a CDS encoding Ltp family lipoprotein, whose protein sequence is METFLMILMLTALAGMVVFIVLTFVKGKDNRRRNLAKSGGCLYLFLALAMILGSEDGAFQTFVGILMLTAFAGTVVFAVLAFVKGKGNRLRNFAKPGGCLLALLVIVVIGAPVEETPIAQEVTTEASAEAEEKVEQEEEAKKVEEQAKKEQEAEEQAKKQEEERIAKEEEDRKAKEEQEAKEAEEQAKKEEEERIAKEEEERKAKEEQEAKETEEQAKKEEEERIAKEEADRKAREEQEAEEASVTVSQEQAVRMAKDYLDYTAFSKSGLIDQLKFEGFSTKDATYAVENITVDWQEQAVIMAQDYLDYTSFSRQGLIEQLTFEGFSTKHATYAAGQVGL, encoded by the coding sequence GTGGAAACATTCTTAATGATCCTAATGTTAACGGCTTTAGCAGGTATGGTAGTCTTTATTGTTTTAACTTTCGTAAAAGGTAAGGATAACAGACGCAGGAATTTGGCTAAGTCAGGTGGTTGCTTATACTTATTTCTAGCCCTGGCAATGATTTTAGGATCTGAGGATGGAGCTTTCCAAACCTTCGTAGGAATTTTGATGTTAACAGCTTTTGCAGGTACGGTAGTCTTTGCTGTCCTAGCTTTCGTAAAAGGTAAAGGTAACAGGCTCAGGAACTTTGCAAAACCAGGTGGCTGCCTGTTAGCACTTCTCGTTATAGTCGTTATTGGAGCACCAGTTGAAGAAACGCCTATTGCTCAAGAAGTTACAACGGAAGCTTCCGCAGAGGCTGAAGAGAAAGTTGAGCAGGAAGAGGAAGCAAAGAAAGTAGAGGAACAAGCAAAAAAAGAGCAAGAAGCTGAGGAGCAGGCGAAAAAACAAGAAGAAGAACGAATAGCAAAAGAAGAGGAAGATCGTAAAGCTAAAGAAGAACAAGAAGCAAAAGAAGCTGAGGAACAAGCGAAGAAAGAAGAAGAGGAACGAATAGCAAAAGAAGAGGAAGAACGTAAAGCTAAAGAAGAACAAGAAGCAAAAGAGACTGAGGAGCAGGCGAAAAAAGAAGAAGAGGAACGAATAGCAAAAGAAGAAGCAGATCGAAAAGCTAGGGAAGAACAAGAAGCTGAAGAAGCCAGTGTAACGGTTTCTCAGGAACAGGCGGTTAGAATGGCTAAGGACTATCTGGACTACACGGCATTCTCTAAATCAGGATTAATCGATCAATTAAAGTTTGAGGGGTTTAGCACAAAAGATGCAACTTATGCTGTAGAAAACATCACGGTCGACTGGCAGGAGCAGGCGGTTATTATGGCTCAAGATTATCTTGATTACACTTCTTTTTCACGCCAAGGACTAATTGAGCAATTAACTTTTGAAGGATTCAGCACAAAACATGCGACCTACGCTGCAGGCCAGGTTGGTTTGTGA
- a CDS encoding DegV family protein: MRRIILSTESGADLPDDLVEKYNIQVVPMHVIMDGKDYLDGSLPVQDIYDYYERMKKIPSTTSTNVHEYQEFFTNIRENFPDCTIIHIGYTSKASSSFQHAVIAAEEFEDIFLIDALNVTGGLAAIVLDAAKALEEEPDIETERFVEKIEAIVPKSRLAFIPGSLEFLKAGGRVSNMASLIGTLLKIKPCIELKDGKLMSTKKYRGKMSRATEKLFRDYLTEFNIDRKQIYFIYSIGLDERIKQRMEEVAKENGFQNIRWIQAGGMISTHSGAGGFGVAGLEE, encoded by the coding sequence ATGCGAAGGATCATCTTATCGACTGAAAGCGGTGCCGACTTACCGGATGATTTAGTTGAAAAGTACAATATTCAAGTCGTCCCTATGCACGTCATTATGGATGGTAAGGATTATTTAGACGGTTCATTGCCGGTTCAGGATATATATGACTATTACGAACGTATGAAGAAAATACCCTCTACGACCTCCACAAATGTTCATGAGTACCAAGAATTTTTTACAAATATAAGAGAGAATTTTCCGGATTGCACCATTATCCACATTGGCTATACATCAAAAGCGTCTTCATCTTTTCAACATGCGGTCATTGCTGCGGAAGAATTTGAAGACATTTTTCTTATTGATGCTCTAAACGTTACGGGAGGATTGGCTGCCATTGTACTGGACGCTGCTAAAGCTTTAGAAGAGGAACCTGACATTGAAACGGAACGCTTCGTTGAAAAGATAGAGGCAATTGTTCCTAAATCAAGGCTGGCTTTCATCCCAGGCAGCCTGGAGTTTCTCAAAGCAGGAGGACGTGTGAGCAATATGGCTTCTCTCATTGGAACTCTGCTTAAAATAAAGCCTTGCATTGAGTTGAAGGATGGAAAGCTTATGTCTACAAAGAAGTACCGCGGGAAAATGAGCAGAGCCACTGAAAAACTTTTTCGTGATTACTTAACTGAATTCAATATCGATAGGAAGCAGATTTATTTTATTTATTCTATCGGACTGGATGAAAGGATCAAACAGCGGATGGAGGAGGTTGCCAAAGAAAATGGCTTCCAAAATATAAGATGGATTCAGGCGGGCGGTATGATTTCTACTCATTCTGGCGCCGGGGGCTTCGGGGTAGCGGGATTAGAGGAATAG
- a CDS encoding MFS transporter gives MFKTKRSIYMLYGYIFFAQLFFDRALWVIYLGDRGMTFGQIGLLEAFLHLAIVLFEVPTGMVADLYGRKASLLIGNLFSILYGLFMLISGTFSMFTLGFLSMGLMITFHSGAEQAFAYDTLKNENREKEYTKVIGTMTALALLSLSFAKFLGGFMADISWEWVYGSTIFTHVLALIPLFFLKEPEREKTEEVAGRWYNQWVHQFKLGVNVWRNNPAIHQPVVLFILASAVMVIIVFYGQEYFIQLGYSSVVVGAVFTVEGLLGVVMAKIAFKVEERFKFFNILYYGLGLFLLFFMLFIFATDWAILLSFLFLAQLLSLFEPIFSSFVQNFLKSNVRSTFFSLIGLMESFVIMISFPLFGFAIERTGFTDGFAGLLVIFVAMAGGYLIVHRLVKS, from the coding sequence ATGTTTAAAACAAAACGTAGTATTTATATGCTGTATGGATATATATTTTTTGCGCAGTTATTCTTTGACCGTGCCTTATGGGTTATTTATCTTGGCGACAGAGGAATGACGTTCGGTCAAATCGGTTTATTAGAAGCTTTTCTTCATTTAGCGATTGTTCTATTCGAGGTGCCTACAGGGATGGTTGCCGATTTATACGGGAGAAAAGCAAGTCTCCTGATCGGAAATTTGTTTAGCATCCTTTACGGACTGTTCATGTTAATTAGCGGAACGTTTTCGATGTTTACGCTGGGCTTTTTATCCATGGGACTTATGATCACTTTCCATTCAGGCGCTGAGCAGGCTTTTGCTTACGATACTCTGAAAAATGAAAACCGTGAAAAGGAATATACCAAGGTGATTGGAACGATGACGGCTCTTGCCTTGTTGTCACTCAGTTTTGCCAAATTTCTCGGCGGTTTTATGGCGGACATCAGCTGGGAATGGGTGTATGGCTCAACCATCTTCACACACGTACTTGCGTTAATTCCTCTTTTCTTTTTGAAGGAACCGGAACGTGAAAAAACAGAAGAGGTGGCGGGCCGGTGGTATAACCAGTGGGTGCACCAATTTAAATTGGGTGTAAATGTATGGAGGAATAATCCGGCTATTCACCAGCCGGTGGTACTGTTTATCCTGGCGAGTGCGGTGATGGTGATTATCGTTTTTTACGGTCAGGAGTACTTCATTCAGCTAGGTTATTCTTCTGTCGTGGTAGGAGCCGTATTTACGGTGGAAGGCCTATTGGGAGTCGTGATGGCGAAGATTGCTTTTAAAGTCGAAGAACGGTTTAAGTTCTTTAACATCCTGTACTATGGTTTAGGGCTTTTCCTATTATTTTTCATGTTATTTATTTTTGCCACGGACTGGGCTATATTATTGTCATTCCTTTTCCTTGCCCAGCTGTTGAGTTTGTTTGAGCCAATTTTCAGCTCATTTGTGCAAAACTTCTTGAAAAGTAACGTCAGATCCACTTTCTTTTCGTTAATCGGTTTAATGGAGAGCTTTGTCATTATGATCAGTTTCCCCTTATTCGGATTTGCGATTGAGCGGACTGGATTTACGGATGGTTTTGCGGGATTGCTTGTTATATTTGTTGCGATGGCTGGGGGATACCTGATTGTTCATAGGCTTGTAAAAAGTTGA
- a CDS encoding flavodoxin domain-containing protein — protein sequence MKTLIVYGTRHGSAKKVAYRLRTKLPGEVHVRSVMKERVPPLRDYDTIVLGGSIYMGKIQEELRQFAEEKETELLQKKVALYICAGEPDPALLARELKDSFSEKLYNHAVVKEVAGHEIHMDQLNLLEKSILRMKGVKRSTYQLSEEMMDHTADKLAEPHS from the coding sequence ATGAAAACCCTAATCGTTTATGGCACCAGACACGGTAGTGCTAAAAAGGTAGCGTACAGGTTACGTACCAAATTGCCGGGAGAGGTCCATGTAAGATCCGTTATGAAAGAGAGGGTCCCACCTTTACGAGATTACGACACAATTGTTCTCGGAGGTTCTATTTATATGGGGAAGATTCAAGAAGAATTAAGGCAGTTTGCGGAGGAAAAGGAAACGGAATTGCTCCAAAAAAAGGTGGCACTTTATATCTGCGCCGGAGAGCCAGACCCTGCTCTGCTGGCCCGAGAACTAAAGGATAGTTTTTCTGAAAAACTGTACAATCATGCTGTAGTAAAAGAAGTGGCTGGTCACGAGATTCATATGGATCAATTAAATCTATTAGAGAAGTCCATTTTACGCATGAAAGGCGTTAAAAGGAGTACCTATCAATTGTCAGAGGAAATGATGGATCACACAGCTGACAAGCTGGCAGAGCCTCACTCCTAA
- the hisC gene encoding histidinol-phosphate transaminase, with protein MVKPRPQIDQIAMYSPGKPVEELKREKGLTKIVKMASNENPFGYSPLAAEAIRTEMKEVPLYPEVTSPLLAEKLANKLAVSSDQVVFGNGSDEIIRLLTRTYINEGDEVVMAGVTFPRYKTNVIIEGGVPIEVEMEEGGVHDLEKMAEALNEKTKMVFVCNPNNPTGTIVHKERLKAFIEKVPSHVMLVMDEAYYEYADSPQYLETIPLLNQYKNMVILRTFSKVYGLAALRIGYGLMAAEMVNDLHKVKEPFNINRLAQAAASASLDDDEFLYESIRLNKEGRELLTNQFEAMNLSYFPTQTNFIMVDTGYPAKEVYEYLLNLGVIIRPGHLMGYPTMIRVTIGEQKDNQYFMDCLEAYLKEQQKDEKGVLKR; from the coding sequence ATGGTAAAACCACGACCACAAATCGACCAGATTGCAATGTATTCTCCGGGAAAACCGGTGGAAGAACTTAAGCGTGAAAAAGGACTTACGAAAATTGTAAAGATGGCTTCCAACGAGAATCCTTTTGGTTATTCTCCGCTTGCAGCAGAAGCTATACGTACTGAAATGAAGGAAGTTCCGTTATACCCGGAGGTTACTTCACCGCTGCTGGCAGAAAAATTAGCGAACAAACTCGCTGTGTCATCTGATCAAGTCGTATTTGGAAATGGATCAGATGAAATTATCCGATTACTAACGAGAACGTACATAAACGAAGGCGATGAGGTCGTGATGGCAGGAGTGACGTTTCCGCGTTACAAAACAAATGTCATCATCGAAGGCGGCGTTCCCATTGAGGTTGAAATGGAGGAGGGCGGCGTGCACGATCTGGAGAAAATGGCTGAAGCCTTAAACGAGAAAACAAAAATGGTGTTCGTCTGCAACCCGAATAACCCCACTGGCACGATCGTACATAAAGAACGCTTAAAGGCCTTTATTGAAAAGGTTCCATCCCACGTCATGCTTGTTATGGATGAAGCTTATTATGAATACGCGGATTCCCCTCAATATTTAGAAACGATCCCTTTACTCAATCAGTACAAGAATATGGTGATTTTACGGACTTTTTCTAAAGTCTACGGTCTAGCCGCGTTACGGATTGGCTATGGGCTGATGGCGGCTGAAATGGTAAACGATCTCCATAAAGTGAAAGAGCCATTTAATATTAACCGATTAGCTCAAGCAGCGGCCTCCGCTTCTTTGGATGATGACGAGTTTCTCTATGAAAGCATTCGATTGAACAAAGAGGGGCGTGAGTTATTAACCAATCAATTCGAAGCTATGAATCTATCTTACTTTCCAACTCAAACCAACTTCATTATGGTGGATACCGGCTATCCGGCTAAAGAGGTTTATGAGTATCTATTAAATCTTGGAGTGATTATCCGACCAGGTCACTTAATGGGATATCCAACGATGATTCGGGTGACCATTGGTGAGCAGAAAGACAATCAATATTTTATGGACTGTCTGGAAGCTTATTTGAAAGAGCAGCAAAAAGATGAAAAAGGGGTGTTGAAGCGATGA